From Streptomyces zhihengii, the proteins below share one genomic window:
- a CDS encoding universal stress protein gives MAGTGRIVVGVDGSEPSVTALRWAVRQAGLSGEPLEAVISWEYPAAGWAAMVPSLPTDFDPEEMAGKILGDTLEQTLGAEAAASVTRKVLIGNPAQALMDRAQGASLVVVGDRGYSGFKAALLGSVGLHLSQHAPCPVVIVRGETAL, from the coding sequence ATGGCAGGGACAGGCAGGATCGTCGTGGGGGTGGACGGTTCGGAACCGTCCGTCACAGCGCTGAGGTGGGCCGTCCGGCAGGCCGGACTGAGCGGCGAGCCCCTGGAGGCCGTCATCAGCTGGGAGTACCCGGCGGCCGGCTGGGCGGCGATGGTCCCGTCGCTGCCGACCGACTTCGACCCGGAGGAGATGGCCGGGAAGATCCTGGGCGACACCCTGGAACAGACGCTCGGCGCCGAGGCGGCCGCGTCGGTGACCCGCAAGGTGCTCATCGGCAACCCGGCCCAGGCGCTGATGGACCGCGCCCAGGGGGCCTCCCTCGTGGTCGTCGGCGACCGCGGGTACAGCGGCTTCAAGGCGGCGCTGCTCGGCTCGGTCGGCCTGCATCTGTCGCAGCACGCACCCTGCCCCGTGGTGATCGTCCGCGGCGAGACGGCCCTCTGA
- a CDS encoding ATP-binding protein: MTPALIGRDHPAGVLRAEIGRATDSHGGLVLVTGEAGIGKTTLVTEAADEARRRGALVLGGSCWDSDSAPGYWPWVQVVRGLRRGCPEAEWAQAEKAAGGRLGVLLGEAPGEPEAGGDAFPVYDAVTTALVTVSQHRPLVVVLDDLHWADPATLRLLEFAAQHAWFERLLLIGTYRDAEVEAADHPLQPLILPLAARAAATVTLTGLERDEVGALIALTAGNEPEPSLVDEVHRRTGGNPFFVEQTARIWHSGHPVTAIAPGVREAVRRRLALLPDPVGELLAVAAVLGRRFHRKVLAATASAPVPHVDRLLSRAVAARLVTPRTGGVFAFAHDLVRETLYESLEAPGIRRLHARAVEVLTGPPEQGVRALPADIARHAHLAGDELDRDLRVDLLLAAARDASGRLAGEEATGHYRRALDAAAPDPRRAALIHLDLGGQLGHDGDEHGAWASFDRAADLAEEVAAPELLARVAITLHGHADVPGRRQLRRTQDMLRRAYRALVDRGSEELAGLSYEQIAQDLAVRCTALARSEGDDDALSFSLWARHDAIWGIGTSAERLDLTDEMAEVARRTDNHEMELHAFAMRWVSLLELGDPAYLAQMRTFVALAERTGTRRFELAMVVDRSLIAALGGRFEEARALLDSVIDNRAGHVTFAFMTAHMDWSMKLHSGRLDEAAAAVAALEESGHPYPRLLEGITAVERGDVERARRLTAELEAMPEPVVRSFAPLLVRLRAQTAAAARDLPAVAELRVLLEPYAGQWVVALYGCDIGGPVDLWRGMLDAVEGRTGDAVAALSAAAASADRLQAPPWALRARVALAGVLEASGDPAAPSLRARVGHEARELGLTHLLTPPPGAEPAAGSVPGQATAPATAAPRAPAGGAGPAPVPTSVSDSVSDSVSDSASVSASASASDSASAGAAGGTGGGEFRRDGAVWALSYGGRAVHVPDAKGLRDLHTLLRRPGDDLPAVSLLAPEGGAEVVAARSMGGDPVLDEEAKARYRQRLDRLDEEIDRAAVRGDAARAAEHERERAALLEQLRSAAGLGGRTRRLGDEAERARKTVTARIRDTLRRLDALHPELAAHLRESVTTGASCAYRPPHPVGWRL, encoded by the coding sequence ATGACCCCTGCTCTGATCGGGCGTGACCACCCCGCGGGCGTCCTCCGGGCGGAGATCGGCCGGGCGACGGACAGCCACGGGGGCCTCGTGCTGGTCACCGGCGAAGCCGGTATCGGCAAGACGACCCTGGTCACCGAGGCGGCCGACGAAGCCCGCCGGCGCGGGGCCCTGGTGCTCGGCGGATCCTGCTGGGACTCCGACAGCGCCCCCGGCTACTGGCCCTGGGTGCAGGTGGTGCGGGGGCTGCGCCGCGGCTGCCCGGAAGCCGAGTGGGCACAGGCCGAGAAGGCCGCCGGCGGCCGGCTCGGCGTGCTGCTCGGGGAGGCCCCCGGCGAGCCCGAGGCCGGCGGCGACGCGTTCCCCGTGTACGACGCGGTGACCACCGCCCTGGTCACCGTCTCCCAGCACCGCCCCCTCGTGGTCGTCCTCGACGACCTCCACTGGGCGGATCCGGCGACGCTGCGGCTCCTGGAGTTCGCCGCGCAGCACGCCTGGTTCGAGCGCCTGCTGCTCATCGGCACCTACCGGGACGCGGAGGTCGAGGCCGCCGACCACCCGCTCCAGCCGCTGATCCTCCCCCTCGCGGCCCGGGCCGCCGCCACCGTGACCCTCACCGGCCTGGAGCGCGACGAGGTGGGCGCGCTGATCGCGCTCACCGCCGGCAACGAGCCGGAGCCCTCGCTGGTCGACGAGGTGCACCGGCGCACCGGAGGCAACCCCTTCTTCGTCGAGCAGACGGCACGCATCTGGCACAGCGGCCATCCGGTGACGGCCATCGCCCCCGGGGTGCGCGAGGCGGTCAGACGACGGCTGGCCCTGCTGCCGGATCCGGTCGGCGAGCTGCTGGCCGTCGCGGCCGTGCTGGGCCGCCGCTTCCACCGGAAGGTGCTGGCGGCGACCGCCTCCGCACCCGTGCCGCACGTCGACCGCCTGCTGTCCCGGGCCGTCGCCGCCCGGCTGGTGACACCGCGAACGGGCGGCGTCTTCGCCTTCGCCCACGACCTGGTGCGCGAGACCCTCTACGAGTCGCTGGAGGCGCCCGGCATCCGCCGGCTGCACGCCCGCGCCGTGGAGGTCCTCACCGGCCCGCCCGAACAGGGGGTGCGGGCCCTGCCGGCCGACATCGCCCGCCACGCCCACCTGGCCGGCGACGAGCTCGACCGCGACCTCCGGGTGGACCTGCTGCTCGCCGCCGCCCGGGACGCCTCCGGGCGCCTCGCCGGAGAGGAGGCCACCGGCCACTACCGGCGCGCCCTCGACGCGGCGGCACCCGACCCCCGGCGGGCCGCGCTGATCCACCTGGACCTCGGCGGCCAGCTCGGCCACGACGGCGACGAGCACGGCGCCTGGGCGAGCTTCGACCGTGCCGCCGACCTCGCCGAGGAGGTGGCGGCACCCGAACTGCTCGCCCGGGTCGCCATCACCCTCCACGGCCACGCCGACGTCCCCGGCCGGCGCCAGCTCCGCCGCACCCAGGACATGCTGCGCCGCGCCTACCGCGCTCTGGTCGACCGCGGCAGCGAGGAGCTCGCCGGCCTCTCCTACGAGCAGATCGCCCAGGACCTGGCCGTGCGCTGCACCGCCCTCGCCCGCAGCGAGGGCGACGACGACGCGCTGTCGTTCTCCCTGTGGGCACGCCACGACGCGATCTGGGGCATCGGCACCTCCGCCGAACGGCTCGACCTGACGGACGAGATGGCCGAGGTGGCCCGGCGCACGGACAACCACGAGATGGAGCTCCACGCCTTCGCCATGCGCTGGGTCTCCCTTCTGGAGCTCGGCGACCCCGCCTACCTGGCGCAGATGCGGACGTTCGTGGCCCTGGCCGAGCGGACGGGGACGCGCCGCTTCGAGCTGGCCATGGTGGTCGACCGGTCCCTGATCGCGGCGCTCGGCGGCCGGTTCGAGGAGGCCAGGGCACTGCTGGACAGCGTGATCGACAACCGCGCCGGCCATGTGACCTTCGCCTTCATGACCGCGCACATGGACTGGTCGATGAAGCTGCACTCGGGCCGGCTGGACGAGGCGGCGGCCGCGGTCGCGGCCCTGGAGGAGTCCGGTCACCCCTATCCGCGGCTGCTGGAGGGGATCACCGCCGTGGAGCGGGGGGACGTCGAGCGGGCGCGGCGGCTGACGGCGGAGCTGGAGGCGATGCCGGAGCCGGTGGTGCGGTCGTTCGCCCCGCTGCTGGTCCGGCTGCGGGCGCAGACGGCCGCCGCGGCCCGGGACCTGCCCGCCGTCGCCGAGCTGCGGGTCCTGCTGGAGCCGTACGCGGGGCAGTGGGTCGTCGCCCTCTACGGCTGCGACATCGGCGGCCCCGTCGACCTGTGGCGCGGCATGCTGGACGCGGTCGAGGGCCGCACCGGGGACGCCGTCGCCGCGCTGTCGGCCGCCGCCGCGTCGGCGGACCGGCTCCAGGCGCCGCCCTGGGCGCTGCGGGCCCGGGTGGCCCTCGCCGGGGTGCTGGAGGCGTCGGGTGATCCGGCGGCCCCGTCGCTGCGGGCGCGGGTCGGTCATGAGGCGCGGGAGCTCGGGCTGACGCATCTGCTCACCCCGCCGCCCGGCGCGGAGCCCGCGGCGGGGAGTGTTCCGGGCCAGGCCACGGCTCCGGCGACCGCCGCTCCCCGGGCGCCGGCGGGCGGGGCGGGACCGGCGCCGGTGCCGACGTCGGTCTCGGACTCGGTCTCGGACTCGGTGTCGGACTCGGCCTCGGTCTCGGCCTCGGCCTCGGCCTCGGACTCGGCCTCGGCAGGAGCTGCGGGTGGCACGGGCGGTGGGGAGTTCCGGCGGGACGGGGCCGTGTGGGCGCTGTCGTACGGGGGGCGGGCCGTGCATGTGCCGGACGCCAAGGGGCTTCGTGACCTGCACACCCTGCTGAGGCGTCCGGGGGACGACCTCCCGGCCGTGTCGCTGCTGGCCCCCGAGGGCGGGGCGGAGGTGGTCGCCGCGCGGAGCATGGGCGGCGATCCGGTGCTCGACGAGGAGGCCAAGGCCCGCTACCGGCAGCGGCTGGACCGGCTGGACGAGGAGATCGACCGTGCCGCCGTCCGCGGTGACGCCGCCCGCGCCGCCGAGCACGAGCGCGAACGGGCGGCGCTGCTGGAGCAGTTGCGCTCGGCCGCCGGGCTGGGCGGGCGCACCCGCCGCCTGGGCGACGAGGCGGAGCGCGCCCGGAAGACCGTCACCGCCCGGATCCGGGACACCCTCCGCAGACTCGACGCCCTCCACCCCGAACTCGCCGCCCACCTGCGGGAGTCGGTCACCACCGGCGCCTCCTGCGCCTACCGGCCGCCGCACCCGGTCGGCTGGCGGCTCTGA
- a CDS encoding ABC transporter permease, whose translation MSTATTTKDNLGDIELEAPRAEDLAALLVSTDRPPRPSALSASLTFGWRAMLKIKHVPEQLFDVTAFPIMMVLMYTYLFGGAIAGSVSDYIQFLLPGILTMSVVMITMYTGVAVNTDISKGVFDRFRTLPIWRPSPMVGYLLGDVVRYLIASVVMLVVGMIIGYRADGGVIGILLGVVLLMVFAFSFSWIWTMFGLMLRTEKSVMGVSMMVIFPLTFLSNVFVKPETMPGWLQAFVNNSPVTHVATAVRELMAGNWPAADIAWSLGWSAVLMVVFGTVTMRLYNRK comes from the coding sequence ATGAGCACCGCGACCACCACCAAGGACAACCTCGGCGACATCGAGCTGGAAGCACCCCGGGCCGAGGACCTCGCGGCCCTGCTGGTCTCGACGGACCGCCCGCCGCGGCCCAGTGCCCTCTCGGCGTCGCTGACGTTCGGCTGGCGGGCGATGCTCAAGATCAAGCACGTCCCCGAGCAGCTCTTCGACGTCACCGCGTTCCCCATCATGATGGTGCTGATGTACACGTACCTCTTCGGAGGCGCGATCGCCGGTTCCGTCTCGGACTACATCCAGTTCCTGCTGCCGGGCATCCTCACCATGAGCGTCGTGATGATCACGATGTACACCGGCGTCGCGGTCAACACGGACATCTCCAAGGGCGTCTTCGACCGCTTCCGGACGCTGCCGATCTGGCGTCCCTCCCCGATGGTCGGCTACCTCCTCGGGGACGTGGTGCGCTATCTGATCGCGTCCGTCGTGATGCTGGTCGTCGGCATGATCATCGGCTACCGCGCGGACGGCGGCGTCATCGGCATCCTGCTCGGTGTGGTGCTGCTGATGGTCTTCGCCTTCTCCTTCTCCTGGATCTGGACGATGTTCGGCCTGATGCTGCGGACCGAGAAGTCGGTGATGGGCGTCAGCATGATGGTCATCTTCCCGCTGACCTTCCTCAGCAATGTCTTCGTCAAGCCGGAGACGATGCCGGGCTGGCTCCAGGCCTTCGTGAACAACAGTCCCGTCACCCATGTGGCGACCGCGGTGCGGGAGCTGATGGCGGGGAACTGGCCGGCCGCGGACATCGCCTGGTCGCTGGGCTGGTCGGCCGTGCTGATGGTCGTCTTCGGGACGGTCACCATGCGGCTCTACAACCGCAAGTGA
- a CDS encoding ATP-binding cassette domain-containing protein, which translates to MSTDLAIETSGLVKVFGDNRAVDGVDLKVAAGTVYGVLGPNGAGKTTTVRMLATLLRPDGGEARVFGKDVQKEADAVRSRVSLTGQYASVDEDLTGLENLILLARLLGHPKPAARERAAQLLEAFGLRDAADKQVKNYSGGMRRRIDIAASILNTPDLLFLDEPTTGLDPRSRNQVWDIVRAVVAQGTTVLLTTQYLDEADHLASRIAVIDHGRVIAEGTKGELKASVGSGAVHLRLREAEQRPEAERVLAAALGAEVLLDADPVAMTARVSAGSSDRGAAEQAAHALAELARNGITVDNFSLGQPSLDEVFLALTDKKGEAA; encoded by the coding sequence ATGAGTACTGATCTGGCAATCGAGACCTCCGGCCTGGTGAAGGTCTTCGGTGACAACCGTGCCGTGGACGGCGTCGACCTCAAGGTGGCCGCCGGCACGGTCTACGGCGTCCTCGGTCCCAACGGCGCGGGCAAGACGACCACGGTCCGGATGCTGGCCACCCTGCTGCGGCCGGACGGAGGCGAGGCCCGGGTGTTCGGCAAGGACGTGCAGAAGGAAGCCGACGCGGTCCGCAGCAGGGTCAGCCTCACCGGCCAGTACGCCTCCGTCGACGAGGACCTCACCGGCCTGGAGAACCTGATCCTCCTCGCCCGGCTGCTCGGACACCCCAAGCCGGCGGCGCGGGAGCGCGCGGCCCAGCTGCTGGAGGCGTTCGGCCTGCGCGACGCCGCCGACAAGCAGGTGAAGAACTACTCGGGGGGCATGCGGCGGCGCATCGACATCGCGGCCTCCATCCTCAACACCCCCGACCTGCTCTTCCTCGACGAGCCCACCACCGGCCTCGACCCCCGCAGCCGCAACCAGGTCTGGGACATCGTGCGGGCCGTCGTCGCCCAGGGCACCACCGTCCTGCTGACGACCCAGTACCTGGACGAGGCCGACCACCTCGCCTCCCGGATCGCCGTGATCGACCACGGCAGGGTGATCGCGGAGGGCACCAAGGGCGAGCTGAAGGCGTCCGTCGGCTCCGGGGCCGTCCATCTGCGGCTGCGCGAGGCGGAGCAGCGGCCGGAGGCGGAGCGCGTGCTCGCCGCCGCCCTCGGCGCCGAAGTGCTGCTGGACGCCGACCCGGTGGCCATGACGGCCCGCGTCAGCGCCGGCAGCAGCGACCGGGGCGCGGCCGAGCAGGCGGCCCACGCGCTCGCCGAGCTCGCCCGCAACGGCATCACCGTGGACAACTTCTCGCTGGGCCAGCCCAGCCTGGACGAGGTCTTCCTCGCCCTGACCGACAAGAAGGGGGAGGCGGCATGA
- a CDS encoding NADPH-dependent FMN reductase, translating into MHERQESESPLRVAVIIGSTREGRVGAEIGRWFLACATGRPGLVPSLVDLAEFDFPARYPDTATPPIRDFVAEVGRADAFVVVTPEYNRSFPASLKQAIDYAYDEWHTKPVGFVSYGHGSRGLYAVEQLRSVFTELHTVTLRNGVGVNLLDEGLDDRSGAAALMLDQLRWWGLALRDARAARPYVS; encoded by the coding sequence ATGCACGAGCGGCAGGAAAGCGAGTCACCGCTGCGCGTCGCCGTGATCATCGGCAGCACCCGCGAGGGGCGGGTCGGTGCGGAGATCGGCCGCTGGTTCCTGGCGTGCGCCACCGGGCGTCCCGGTCTGGTCCCCTCCCTGGTCGACCTGGCCGAGTTCGACTTCCCCGCCCGCTACCCGGACACCGCCACCCCGCCGATACGCGACTTCGTCGCGGAGGTCGGCCGCGCCGACGCCTTCGTGGTCGTGACCCCGGAGTACAACCGCTCCTTCCCCGCCTCCCTCAAGCAGGCCATCGACTACGCCTACGACGAGTGGCACACCAAGCCGGTCGGCTTCGTCAGCTACGGCCACGGCTCCCGCGGGCTCTACGCGGTGGAGCAGCTCCGCTCGGTCTTCACCGAGCTCCACACCGTCACCCTGCGCAACGGCGTCGGCGTCAACCTGCTGGACGAGGGGCTGGACGACCGCTCCGGGGCGGCGGCCCTCATGCTCGACCAGCTCCGCTGGTGGGGCCTGGCCCTGCGCGACGCCCGCGCGGCGCGCCCCTACGTCTCATGA
- a CDS encoding endonuclease/exonuclease/phosphatase family protein: MDHPATWQAPPAAAAPPRRARGRALAWLAGLLLVPPTAVVACRAADTDGITPVIQLLAFLPWLLAPAGLALLLALLGRRPLPAAWAVTVLAVTGWYARPYDSGLADRPPGPVVARVDVLTSNVQYGRATGELIETVRRERPGIVFAQECPSACVAALARELPRADYPYRIAAGGAGAAGSALLSRYPLEPAGSLDSALAMPAATADVEGTAVRLQLAHPLPPVPSVIGDWRRELGALAAWAAAHREGPALIAGDFNATGDHAAFRRILDRGRLRDAAALAGAGRTPSWPARLPRPLGAQIDHVLVGEAFSVRSARFLDLPGTDHRALLVSLELHAAR, encoded by the coding sequence GTGGACCACCCAGCGACCTGGCAGGCCCCGCCGGCGGCGGCCGCGCCGCCACGGCGGGCACGCGGCCGGGCCCTCGCCTGGCTCGCGGGCCTGCTGCTCGTCCCGCCGACGGCCGTCGTGGCCTGCCGCGCGGCGGACACCGACGGGATCACCCCCGTGATCCAGCTCCTCGCCTTCCTGCCCTGGCTCCTCGCCCCCGCCGGGCTCGCGCTGCTGCTCGCCCTGCTGGGGCGCCGGCCGCTGCCGGCGGCCTGGGCGGTGACCGTGCTCGCGGTCACCGGCTGGTATGCCCGGCCCTACGACAGCGGCCTGGCCGACCGGCCGCCCGGCCCGGTCGTGGCGCGGGTCGACGTCCTCACGTCGAACGTGCAGTACGGCCGGGCGACCGGCGAGCTGATCGAGACCGTGCGCAGGGAGCGGCCCGGGATCGTGTTCGCGCAGGAGTGCCCGAGCGCGTGCGTGGCGGCCCTGGCCAGGGAGCTGCCCCGCGCCGACTACCCGTACCGGATCGCCGCGGGCGGCGCGGGTGCCGCCGGGTCCGCGCTGCTCAGCAGGTACCCGCTGGAACCGGCCGGCTCCCTGGACTCGGCGCTCGCGATGCCCGCCGCGACGGCCGACGTCGAGGGCACCGCGGTGCGCCTTCAGCTCGCGCATCCGCTGCCTCCGGTGCCCTCCGTGATCGGCGACTGGCGACGGGAGCTGGGCGCGCTGGCCGCCTGGGCCGCCGCCCACCGGGAGGGGCCCGCCCTGATCGCGGGCGACTTCAACGCCACGGGCGACCACGCCGCGTTCCGCCGGATCCTCGACCGGGGCCGCCTGCGCGACGCCGCGGCGCTCGCGGGCGCGGGCCGCACCCCGTCCTGGCCCGCGCGGCTGCCCCGTCCGCTGGGCGCGCAGATCGACCATGTGCTGGTCGGCGAGGCGTTCTCGGTGCGCTCCGCGCGCTTCCTCGACCTCCCCGGCACCGACCACCGCGCCCTGCTGGTCTCCCTCGAACTGCACGCCGCGCGCTGA
- a CDS encoding NADP-dependent oxidoreductase: protein MRAVTVSAYGAEPELVQLPKPEPGEGEIVVKVEYAALNPADWRAAAGAADPSSAEAAFPLVIGTDFAGRVDVVGPGDNRFRVGDAVFGLAVGPVHAGSYAEYVSVHQDGPVALVPGGLALRSAAALPTAGTAAAQVLAISGVRPGGSLLVVGAAGGVGSRLTRLAAARGIEVIAVVRGDERRRMGDLGARTTVDATAAEVTEAVRGARPEGVDGVADLVSDTADDFARHAALARPGAVAVATRPGASPGALPGGVEGVAYRMQPSAALLEALATAAAEGLLEVPFDAELPLEKAPDALAQNRAGGARGKTVFALRGV, encoded by the coding sequence ATGCGTGCTGTCACGGTCAGCGCCTACGGCGCCGAGCCCGAACTCGTCCAGTTGCCCAAACCCGAGCCCGGCGAGGGCGAGATCGTCGTGAAGGTGGAGTACGCGGCGCTCAACCCGGCCGACTGGCGGGCCGCGGCCGGGGCGGCGGACCCGTCCTCGGCCGAGGCCGCGTTCCCCCTGGTGATCGGCACGGACTTCGCGGGCCGGGTGGACGTCGTCGGCCCCGGCGACAACCGCTTCCGGGTCGGCGACGCCGTCTTCGGCCTGGCCGTCGGGCCGGTGCACGCGGGCAGCTACGCCGAGTACGTGTCGGTGCACCAGGACGGTCCCGTCGCCCTGGTCCCCGGCGGGCTCGCGCTGCGGTCGGCCGCCGCGCTGCCCACCGCGGGGACGGCGGCCGCCCAGGTCCTCGCGATCAGCGGGGTGCGGCCGGGCGGGAGCCTGCTGGTGGTGGGGGCGGCCGGCGGCGTGGGGAGCCGTCTCACCCGGCTCGCCGCGGCGCGGGGCATCGAGGTGATCGCCGTCGTCCGGGGCGACGAGCGGCGGCGGATGGGCGACCTCGGGGCGCGGACCACCGTGGACGCCACCGCCGCCGAGGTGACCGAGGCGGTGCGCGGGGCCCGTCCGGAGGGCGTCGACGGCGTCGCCGACCTGGTCTCGGACACGGCGGACGACTTCGCCCGGCATGCGGCACTCGCCCGTCCCGGTGCCGTCGCCGTCGCCACCCGCCCCGGCGCGTCCCCGGGCGCGCTCCCCGGGGGCGTGGAGGGGGTGGCCTACCGGATGCAACCGTCGGCCGCGCTGCTGGAGGCGCTGGCCACCGCGGCCGCCGAGGGCCTGCTGGAGGTGCCGTTCGACGCCGAACTCCCGCTGGAGAAGGCACCGGACGCGCTCGCCCAGAACCGAGCGGGCGGCGCCCGCGGGAAGACCGTCTTCGCCCTGCGGGGCGTGTGA
- a CDS encoding DUF2630 family protein: protein MDDEQIIDDIGDLVEEERALRGEALGQGGLDAAQQARLKELEIRLDQCWDLLRRRRAATEFGGDPDTARVQPADEVEGYES from the coding sequence ATGGACGACGAGCAGATCATCGACGACATCGGCGACCTCGTGGAGGAGGAGCGCGCCCTGCGCGGCGAGGCCCTGGGCCAGGGCGGCCTCGACGCCGCCCAGCAGGCGCGGCTCAAGGAGCTGGAGATCCGTCTCGACCAGTGCTGGGACCTGCTGCGCAGGCGCCGGGCCGCGACCGAGTTCGGCGGCGACCCCGACACGGCCCGGGTGCAGCCCGCCGACGAGGTCGAGGGCTACGAGAGCTGA
- a CDS encoding FUSC family protein yields MTEREGGASAGGGRRPGLLSPPAWLVHGLRPQDAPVPWAAVGRASVALAAPLAVGIAAGQPAYGALASMGALSGVIGDTADAYRMRLLNIAVPQVFGAVGVTLGTLVYGHGWVAVGVLTVVALVSGMISSIGAVASVSGLLLLLNAVVGAGLPMPEPWWKAPALLAVGGLFVLALTLLGWPFRRRAPEQAAVAAAYRDVADLFAVAGTREGAEYDARRHAVTRSLDTSYDVILARRARDHGRRGPMVRLLAQLNALIPLVESVAAAHRYGRASRRPEIAAAVRSLADSVASGRRDAPELVLPEPEGPADRAVDRALRHASAVVHEPDLEAGSADDRLGRPAALRVRLRRTARSALTSEQSWRYGLRLALCVGLAQSFVSLVPVSRSYWVALTVTFVLKPDFGSVFSRAVLRALGTAAGLLLAAGVLAAVPRGWADVPVMMLLAALIPAFSAKGFVFQTAAVTPVILLLSDVLNHQGFDLVLPRLLDSLIGCTIVLVAGYALWPESWHTRIGDRLADAVEETARYVEGAFGGVEHAERVRRRRRLYRDLSSVRSEFQRALTEPPPTGARAAAWWPLVVAVERIVDATTAARVRVDHGAAPPSAEEVADVERQVWALAAGLRSSVVLVEVRAELSGDEEGVLEPLRQEVRAARAIASPAEKP; encoded by the coding sequence ATGACGGAACGTGAGGGCGGCGCGTCCGCCGGCGGCGGACGGCGACCGGGGCTGCTGAGCCCGCCCGCGTGGCTGGTCCACGGGCTGCGCCCGCAGGACGCGCCCGTGCCGTGGGCGGCCGTCGGCCGTGCCTCCGTCGCGCTGGCCGCGCCGCTGGCCGTGGGGATCGCCGCGGGGCAGCCCGCGTACGGCGCGCTGGCCTCCATGGGCGCCCTCTCCGGTGTCATCGGCGACACCGCCGACGCCTACCGGATGCGACTGCTGAACATCGCCGTCCCGCAGGTGTTCGGCGCCGTCGGCGTCACGCTCGGCACGCTGGTGTACGGGCACGGCTGGGTCGCGGTCGGGGTGCTCACCGTCGTCGCGCTGGTCTCCGGGATGATCTCCTCGATCGGGGCGGTCGCCTCGGTGTCCGGGCTGCTGCTCCTGCTGAACGCCGTCGTCGGGGCGGGGCTGCCGATGCCCGAGCCCTGGTGGAAGGCGCCCGCCCTGCTGGCCGTCGGCGGGCTGTTCGTCCTCGCGCTGACCCTGCTCGGCTGGCCGTTCCGCCGCCGGGCCCCGGAGCAGGCGGCCGTCGCCGCCGCGTACCGCGACGTCGCCGACCTGTTCGCGGTCGCCGGCACCCGGGAAGGGGCCGAGTACGACGCCCGGCGGCACGCCGTCACCAGATCGCTGGACACCTCGTACGACGTGATCCTCGCCCGCCGGGCCCGCGACCACGGGCGGCGGGGGCCGATGGTGCGGCTGCTCGCCCAGCTCAACGCGCTGATCCCGCTGGTGGAGTCGGTCGCCGCCGCCCACCGCTACGGGCGGGCGTCGCGGCGGCCCGAGATCGCGGCCGCCGTCCGCTCGCTCGCCGACTCCGTCGCCTCCGGCCGCCGCGACGCGCCCGAGCTGGTGCTGCCCGAGCCGGAGGGCCCCGCCGACCGCGCGGTCGACCGCGCGCTGCGCCACGCCTCGGCGGTGGTCCACGAGCCGGACCTGGAGGCGGGAAGCGCCGACGACCGGCTGGGCAGGCCCGCGGCCCTGCGGGTGCGGCTGCGGCGCACGGCACGCAGCGCGCTGACCTCCGAGCAGTCCTGGCGGTACGGCCTGCGGCTGGCGCTGTGCGTCGGGCTGGCGCAGTCGTTCGTGTCCCTGGTGCCCGTGAGCCGTTCCTACTGGGTCGCGCTCACCGTCACCTTCGTCCTCAAGCCGGACTTCGGCTCCGTCTTCTCGCGGGCCGTGCTGCGGGCGCTCGGCACGGCCGCCGGCCTGCTGCTGGCCGCCGGGGTGCTGGCCGCCGTGCCGCGGGGCTGGGCGGACGTGCCGGTGATGATGCTCCTCGCCGCGCTGATCCCCGCGTTCTCCGCGAAGGGCTTCGTCTTCCAGACGGCCGCGGTCACCCCGGTGATCCTGCTGCTGTCGGACGTGCTGAACCACCAGGGCTTCGACCTGGTGCTGCCGCGGCTGCTGGACAGCCTCATCGGCTGCACCATCGTGCTGGTCGCCGGGTACGCGCTGTGGCCGGAGAGCTGGCACACCCGGATCGGCGACCGCCTGGCCGACGCGGTGGAGGAGACCGCGCGCTATGTGGAGGGCGCGTTCGGGGGCGTCGAGCACGCGGAGCGCGTGCGCCGGAGGCGCCGGCTCTACCGGGATCTGTCGTCGGTGCGCTCGGAGTTCCAGCGCGCGCTGACCGAGCCGCCGCCCACCGGCGCCCGGGCCGCCGCCTGGTGGCCGCTGGTGGTCGCCGTGGAGCGCATCGTCGACGCGACGACCGCCGCCCGGGTGCGCGTGGACCACGGGGCCGCGCCGCCGAGCGCCGAGGAGGTCGCGGACGTCGAACGGCAGGTGTGGGCGCTGGCGGCCGGGCTGCGCTCCAGCGTGGTGCTGGTGGAGGTGCGCGCCGAGCTGAGCGGCGACGAGGAGGGCGTGCTGGAGCCGCTGCGGCAGGAGGTGCGGGCGGCGCGCGCCATCGCGTCGCCCGCGGAGAAGCCGTAG
- a CDS encoding RNA-binding S4 domain-containing protein, producing MAGEASDAGTVRVDVWVWSARLTKTRSQASAACRAGHVRVNGERVKPAQPVRVGDQVRVFHAGRERIVVIAQILRKRVGPPAAALAYVDNSPPPPPREFTAPTAVRDRGAGRPTKRDRRELERLHGARPRD from the coding sequence ATGGCTGGAGAAGCATCGGACGCGGGGACGGTACGGGTCGACGTCTGGGTCTGGTCGGCGCGGCTGACCAAGACCCGCTCGCAGGCCTCGGCCGCCTGCCGGGCGGGTCATGTGCGGGTCAACGGCGAGCGGGTCAAACCCGCGCAGCCGGTACGCGTCGGCGACCAGGTGCGGGTGTTCCACGCGGGGCGCGAGCGGATCGTCGTCATCGCCCAGATCCTGCGCAAGCGGGTCGGCCCCCCGGCCGCCGCCCTGGCGTACGTCGACAACAGCCCGCCGCCCCCGCCGCGGGAGTTCACCGCCCCGACGGCCGTCCGGGACCGTGGCGCGGGCCGCCCGACCAAGCGGGACCGCCGCGAACTGGAGCGCCTCCACGGCGCCCGCCCCCGGGACTGA